Below is a genomic region from Numenius arquata chromosome 8, bNumArq3.hap1.1, whole genome shotgun sequence.
CCCCTCGGCCACCGCCGCCACGTATGGCTCCGGCCACTGGCCCCGACGATGACCCGGTCCCGCCAGTGCCCGTAGGAACCCCCCCATCTCGCTGGGCAGCGCGAAGGCAGGGGCTGCCCGTAGCGCCGGTGGCACCGCCGGCACCAAGGCCTCGAGCCGGGCCACCACATAGCACCCGTTGCCCGCCACCAGCGCTGGCACGgtgcaggacagagctgctgcGAACACCTCGCAGGGTGCTACGGTGGGGACATCATCGGGGccagggctgtgccgggggccAGGGCTGCTTTCAGCATCCCTGGCCCCCGGCACATCCCTGGCCCCCGTGTCCCACCGGCGTGCGGCAGCCACAGCCgccggggagaggaggaggatgatggtgTCACCATCATGCAACGCCCGCCGGTGCTGGGCATGCAGCCATGGCAGCGGCCCCCATGCTGCTACCCCGCTGCCACCTCCCGGTGCTGCTGCCACCGCCAGCCCCAGCGAGCGCAGGGCTGCCGTCAAGGCACACGCCACTCGCTCGGCCGCCGGCTCCACCGCGTGCACCAGCAATGCCCGCCGGCCTCGCAGAGGACCTGGGGGGTACCATCAGTGCCTGAATCCCCTCCCCGGGCACCCCATGCCCACCCTATGGGGTAGCCATGGTGGGAAGGcaggctgggacaccccccctgATAGGGGACCTatcccctgctctgtcccctgacccccccctTGCCCATCCTATGGGACAGCCACAGTGGAAAACAGGCTAGCATCACCCCATATGAGGAACCACACCCTGATCTGTCCCCCAACCCCTGCAGCACCCCCATACCCACCCTAAGGGGCAGCCACAGTAGGAAGCAGGCAGAGACCACCCCCCCGCAGTGGGGAAcccctcccctgctctgccccctgACCACTGCAGGAAGGGGATGGgcatccctgcctcccccacccaaaccccaagcTCACCCCACACTCACCCTCGGAGCCGTAGTCAGCCCTCAAGGACTTCAGCCAGCCTGCGGGGAGGAGAGGCAGTGAGGGAGAGTCCCAGGGGGGGTCTCAGGCCACGTACAGCCCCCAGGCAGGCACCGCTCACCTTTCACGTCCTCCTTCTTCAGTAGGAGCAGAAGCAGGAGGCAGGCAGCCCCCAGTAGCGCTCCCATCCACGCCAGCACCCAGCGAGCATGCAGGTCTGCGGGGCAGGGTAAGTGCCTGTTGAGGGTCCCTGGCACCCACCGAGGGTGCCTGGCACATGCCCAGTGGCTCCACAGGGTGGGtgccctccctcagccccacaccagtGCCCCTCTCCCCTGGGGCAGCCGGGGACACTCACACTTGTGCAAGGGACAGGCCCAGAGCATGACCCCGGTGCTGTTCTCAAGGTGCCAGatctgcagggatggggacatgtcACACACTGCCTGAGGACATGTCACACGCTGCCTGACCCATGCCCGCTGCCCGCACTgacctgcctgcactgccctgccaaCACGTCCCGCCGCAGTTCccgctccagcagccctgggtgcCCGGCTCCCTGCAATGGCAGCAGGGGGTGACCCAGCTATGCCACTGGTACCACCGccaccatggggacacaggggtcccTGCCCCTTACCGTGCTGGTGAAGCTGGCAAGGGGCGTGCAGGAACCCCGCTCCAGGGCGCACAGCGAGGCGTTCCCCCCacgctgcagcagcaggagatcaTCAGCACGGCCGGGTAGTGCTCCTGGGGATGTGACAGAGGGCTGGGGGGTGCGCCAAGgggaggccagggctgggggggggggtgttacccTCCAGCCCAACCCCCAGGTTGCCTCTGCCCTCCCAAGCCCAGCAGTACTTACTGTCCCGCAGGCACTGGGTCAGCCGGACCTGCCCACCGCTCCACACCTGCCCCAGAGAAAGGGTTAGCAGTGTCACGGGGCAGCCATAGGGCAACcatggggggcagggggatgtcCTACCTGCACGCAGAGGTTGGGATGCAGTTGcagccccccaaaatcctgaGGTCCCTGTgggtaggagagatgctccatcagTGCCACCCATGCCCGCCCCCCCGGtaccccagcaccccacagagccccactcGCCTGCCCCACGGTGGGCTGCCGCAGGCCGGGCAGGGCTTGGCAGGGTCCTGCAGGCTCTGGCTGCCAGCACGGCACCAGCTTGGCTGGGAGGTCGCAGGGGGCTGAGAGGGAGCAGGTCAGCACGGGCCCCTTGGTATGCAGGACCAGCCGGCTGCGCGCCCACAGCCGCTCCCAGGCCTCAGAATCTGTGATGGCACCAGGAGAGGGGTGTCACCCCCATGTGATGTCCCCTCAGGTCCCCCTGCGTCCCAGCCACCCTGTGTCCCAGCCCCGCGGTGCAGGTACCGTGGGAGAAGGGGCACAGAGTGGCCCGTAGTGGGTCCTGGATCTCTGGCCAGACctagagggggaagagagagaggaataaaGGATTTGGGATGCCCAGGCTGTGACCGTGACCCAGTTGGCCCCCTTGGGATGCTGAAGGGGGCCATGCAGTGCCCAGAGCCTCTCTGCTTTGATGgcagccctgccacccccacAGTGCCCAGCCGGGTGCCCACCTgaaggcagaggcagggcagcACCTCATCAGCTGGCAGGCTGTAGTTCATGGGACCACTCTGCCACCAGGAACCAGATGTGGGTCACCCCGCAGGAAATCGCTCCCTGGTGGGGTCACCCAGCCCAGGGGGACCCGCCCACAGGGGACCCTCTCCCATCACCCTGCCTGGAACACAGATACGGCTTCCCAGGGGGCAAGGGGGGCCAGTGGCTGGAACCTGGCCAGGGTGAGGAGTGGGGAAGGGGTTCATACTCACTGCGGTCACCGCGCGCCCTGACCCACCAGTGCCGTGGCTCTGGTTGTGGTAGAGCCGCAGGGTGTAGCTGTGCCCCGCTGCGGCCCCCTGCACCTGCACGACCACCTCCTTCGGCCCTGGGGAGACCTCCAGCCTGGGCACTGTAGCGGAGGTGGCTCAGGTGGCTCAGGACACCCGGTACCCCAGCACAGGGCATGGCACCCTGAGGGGCCACGCTCTCCTCCTGCACCCACCGCCACCCAGCTCCCCAGGCGACATGCACCaaggtgggggggcgggggggatccCAGTGCTGCCACAGCTGGGGGATGCCAGCACTTACCTTGGCACTGGGGGACGGCAGCCTGTGCCGTGGGCCACGAGCAGTCTGCGGGGACAGAGTGTCAGCAGGCAGGGGGGACAGGGACCACCGCGGCAGGGCACGTCAGGGGCTCACCTGGCACCCGCTGCCGCTGGCTCAGCCTCTGGCGGCTGCGCGAGTTGGTGTACACCGTGACACGGAGCTCGGAGCCCAGCGGTGCCTCGAAGCACCGGAAGGTCACCCAGCCCTAGGCAGGAAAACCACCACTGCGCTGTGGCAAGGAACCAGCaccacccagcacccacctccccggGGCATGGGACAGGACCACTGTGCCACAGAGACGTGCTGGTGCCAGCACCCACATCCCCACGCACCACAGTGCCAGGGAACTGCTGGCAGTGGGGACACTCATCCCCACCTACGTACCAGAGATCGGCTGGGCAGCATGGGGGCTGGAGATGCCTGGACCTCCACGGCCACACAGCGGGAGGAAGCGTAGGCGTgcccagagagaagcagcagcccgGTGACGTTTGGCTGAGATGAGGCAGCCCCGTCCACTGGTGACCACTGTCCCCCCTCATCACTGCCCTCCACCCCAGGGATGCCTGACGGCGTGGGGCGGTGGGGCTGGACGGTGCTGGTACCAGTGCCAGGCAGCAGGGCGAGGCGCAGGCGCACCTCCAGGCAGGGCGAGCAGGCCGTGGGCTCGCTGCAGCGCAGCGCCGGCTCCAGCCGCAGCCGAGCCAGGGCCAGCCCGTGGCTGAGCCCCGGCAGCTCCGTCCCGCACAGCACGTCGGTGTCTGGGGGGAGAGACGGAGGGTGGCCATGGGTGTGGAGGTCCCACACCCCGGATGGGCCGGGGGCCACGGTAGTGGCAGTGGCACTTACCCAGGAGGTGGCAGACGAGGCCCTGGGGGTAAGGCAAAGGTGAGGCTGGTGGCCACGCTGGGGTGCCCGCTGGCCCACATGCCGGTGACACCGACCCACCTGGGAGCAGGCCAGGGTGTCACGGGGGGCCCCACGCCCACCCGCCGTCCCcacggccagcagcagcagcagcagccgtccCAGCCTGCGcatggcggggccggggccgtggGGCGCCCCGGCCCCACGTCGTCCACTCCCgacggccccgctcccggctccacgggccccgccgccaccgccggctCCCGCTTCCTGCTCCGATCCCGGACACCCGGGTCCTTGCGCGGCGCCGGCGACCGCCCCGGGGTGGGGCCTCCCCGCTCCCGCACCGACCCGCGGACGGGCTCGGCGCCCCGCGGGGACCGGGGCGGCCCCACGGCGCCGGTGCGGGACCTGCCTCCCCCTCCCATGGGGCGACCCACCGAGCCCCGGCAAAGCAGACGGACGGCGGGGCAGGATGAAACGGTGCTTTTATTGCCCCCGCCGCAGACACGgtcccgccgccggggcgggagcgaCGACCGGGGCCGGGCTGTGCCCGGCAcccggccccgggcagggcaCGGAGCTCCCCCCGTCGCTCGGGTTCTTCCAGCGCCGAACCGGCCCCTCACCCGTCCCGAGGGGGATCCCGGGGGTCCCGGGTTTCCTCTGGAGCAGGTCCCTGCGTGGAAATAAAGCTGCCCCTGCCCGGGACAGCACCTCCGCTCCCGGTCCCGGGGAACGGGATGGACTCTCGACCCGGCCCCTACGGCACGTCCCATGGCCGGGGCCAGCCCTGCTCAGGCCCCCCGCAGCACTCACGGGCCCTGACGGGGGCACCCCAtgggcaccccacagcacccttgCTGCCGTCGCAGTCAGTGCACTCAGCCGACCTCCATGACGGGGCCCCCTGCCCTcaccgggggctgcccccagcaATGCCCAGCTCAGCCCCGGTGTGGGTGCTCAGGTTCCAGCAGCTGCTCCGGGGTCCCGCGGTGGGGGgctgccctccccggcccctgcctgcagcagccggTGCAggagcccctctgccctgccctggcggcagcggcggggggctggggggctgccccgCAGGGCACCCAGCAGCCCGGGCAGCTGCCGGGGCAGGCGGTAGGTGGGCAGGGGACGGAGGGGCCGGGGGACATCGCGGGGGCTGCAGAGCCGGCTGAAGTAGGCCAGCACCCAGCCACCGCCGCGGTCCGCCGCCCCCAGCTCCCCGTGCAGGCAGGCCATGGCTGCCCCAAAGATGTCGTGGGCATCCCCAGGGACACTGCTGGCTGCCCCAACCCGCCATCGGCGGAAAAGCTGGGTGCTGCCCCGGCTCCAGAGGAGGAGGACGGTGCCGCGCTGGCGGCCCACACGGCCCCGCTGGGCATAGAGCCAGGGCAGGGCGCCTGTCTGACCCACGCACCCTGCTTCCCACAGGTCCAGGCGCACGTCACAGCCCAGCCCTGCACGCAGCCGCTCAGCCAGGGCACACACCAGCCCCAGGTGCTCCTCTGAGTCCGGCGAGTACAGCAGCAGCACCGGGCGCCCACCTGGGGCACCTGTGGGATGGAGGATACAGTGGTGACAGCCCTGCCCCGAGCCTCCCTGTCATGCCCTGGGGACATCCTGGcatcccccagggacaccccggcATTCCCCGGGGACACCCTGGCATCCAAGCACCTACCGTCCTGCACCACCACCCTgggaccctctgcagccctgggagttgtcaccccccagcaccccagcctcATGGCCACCGCAGCCACTGCCCCTCTGTCCCACAGCCCCCCAAGGTGCCCCTCACCAGCAGTTGGCCTCCAGCCTCCACGGCAGTTGAGGAGCAACACGGTCACCACCAGTCCTAGCACCAGTGCCAGTCCGAGCAGCCCAAAGTGCCTGTGGGAGACTGGGAGAGGGGTGGTGAGGGGGGTGTCTGCCCACTCCTGCCACCCCCCACAGTCCCCCAGGACACCCACTCACTGTCAGGACAGAGCAGCTGCTTCCGAGCAAAGCGCACGTCTGAGCGCCACACCTGGAAAAGGGGCTGGGTGAGGGGGGACCAggttggggtgtcccccccctagTGTGGTTGCCAGCACAGGGGTCACCTTACCAGCACGCAGCTGCCCAGGACCTGcactggcagcagcagcgccagctcCCCCGGAGCAGAGCCCTCTGGCTGCAAAGCACAAGGGCAGGGTCAGCGTGGCTCAGTCCCtgctccatgtcccccccccagccctgcactgcTCACCAGTGTGACGGTGTAGAGGGGGGCCTCGGGCTCACACTGCCCACCCCGGTGCTGGCAAAGGGCTGCGGTGAAGGCTGCGGCGATGCTGGAGGTGAGGCGCAGGTGCAGCTGCAGCCCCCTGGCGCTCACCGAGACGTTCCAGGCGGTCTCTGTGGCCACCGGAGAGAGAGGGGTGGCTTGCAGGATGCCCGAGGGGATGAGGTGTGCGAGGGACCCCAGGAGAGTGCTGTCCTCAGCCCAGGGGTTCCCCCCACCCATGGGGCTCACCTTGCCGGTGGGGAC
It encodes:
- the IL17RC gene encoding interleukin-17 receptor C → MRRLGRLLLLLLAVGTAGGRGAPRDTLACSQGLVCHLLDTDVLCGTELPGLSHGLALARLRLEPALRCSEPTACSPCLEVRLRLALLPGTGTSTVQPHRPTPSGIPGVEGSDEGGQWSPVDGAASSQPNVTGLLLLSGHAYASSRCVAVEVQASPAPMLPSRSLGWVTFRCFEAPLGSELRVTVYTNSRSRQRLSQRQRVPDCSWPTAQAAVPQCQVPRLEVSPGPKEVVVQVQGAAAGHSYTLRLYHNQSHGTGGSGRAVTASGPMNYSLPADEVLPCLCLQVWPEIQDPLRATLCPFSHDSEAWERLWARSRLVLHTKGPVLTCSLSAPCDLPAKLVPCWQPEPAGPCQALPGLRQPTVGQGPQDFGGLQLHPNLCVQVWSGGQVRLTQCLRDRALPGRADDLLLLQRGGNASLCALERGSCTPLASFTSTGAGHPGLLERELRRDVLAGQCRQIWHLENSTGVMLWACPLHKYLHARWVLAWMGALLGAACLLLLLLLKKEDVKGWLKSLRADYGSEGPLRGRRALLVHAVEPAAERVACALTAALRSLGLAVAAAPGGGSGVAAWGPLPWLHAQHRRALHDGDTIILLLSPAAVAAARRWDTGARDVPGARDAESSPGPRHSPGPDDVPTVAPCEVFAAALSCTVPALVAGNGCYVVARLEALVPAVPPALRAAPAFALPSEMGGFLRALAGPGHRRGQWPEPYVAAVAEGLRRALGE